In the Phycisphaerales bacterium genome, CCGTCGTCTTCAACGGCTGCATCTACAACCACCGCGAATTGCGAACGGAACTGGAGGCGAAGGGGCACCACTTTGTCACGGATCACAGCGACACGGAGGTGCTGATCCACGGGTGGCGCGAATGGGGTGAAGAGCTCTTCGATCAACTCGAAGGGATGTACGCGCTGGCGATCTGGGATCATGTTCGCAGGGTGCTGGTTCTGGGGCGCGATCGCTTCGGCGAAAAACCGATGTATTACCGTGCGACGGAATCGGTCGAAGCAGGCGAACACACGCTGTTCGTACCGGTGTTCGCATTCGGCAGCGACGCAGCGGCTTTGCAGACGATCCCGCCACCTGACCCCGTGTGCGGCGACTGGTGTCGTGAACACTGGCTGATCCCGCAACTCACGTTTGGGTACGTCTGCGCGCAGTTTCATGGGCCTGATTCGATCGATATCGCCTCGGCCAGTCCGAATGGCTCGACGATCTTCGACGGCAGCGGGCGCGCACTGACTTCCATCGCGGATCGTGCGCAAACGAGAGTCGGTAAAGCGGGCCCAGGACGGGCGAAACCCGGAGACAACGCCACGGAAATCGAATCTCTGCTGGATCAGGCGGTGGCCCGCAGACTTGAGGCGGACGTTCCACTTGGCTGCTTCCTGTCGGGTGGCGTCGACTCCTCTCTCATCGCATGGTTTGCCAGAAGGCGCAAACCCGACCTGATGACGTTCTCCGTGAGTATGCCGGATGCGCGATTTGATGAATCTGCGTACGCCGAACAGGTTGCAAGGCGCATCGGCTCGGATCACCAGACGCTCGATGTGGCCATCAGCCCGGCGGAAGACCTCACTCATCTCATCAACACACTCGGCCAGCCCTTTGGCGATTCATCTCTGTTGCCAACATACTGGGTGTCCAGGGCGGCGCGGCAGCATGTTAAGGTGGCGCTCGCGGGAGACGGCGGCGATGAGTTATTTCTCGGCTACGAGCGATACCTTGCCGCCCCGGTTCTCTCGAGGTACTGGCAGTGGCTTCGCCTGCTTCCCACCAACTTTCTGCACCGGCGGCATCCGAAATCCCACGCCAACAAACTCGCTCGCCTTGCAGACATGGCCCGCGACTTTCCTGTGCTTGGCGTCATGGGCATGGAGGCAATCTTCACACTCGAGCAACTCAAGGCGCTCGGTCCACACATCAGACGGGGCAGATGGGCGTGCTCGATTGACGAAGATCACAGTGTGCTGCATGGTCTCGCTGCGATGGGTGTACCGGTTGAGCTGCCGGCGCCTTCCGAAGCAATCAGCGATCTGCGCCGGTTCGATCTCTCTCACTACCTCCCCGACGACCTCCTGCGCAAGACCGACACCGCCTCCATGGCGTGCGGCCTTGAAGTCCGCTGCCCGTTCCTCGATCGCGATCTCGCTGCCACCGTGCTCGCCATGCCCGTCGATGAACTCATCCCCGGCGGCGAGCGCAAGGGCCTGCTCCGCCGCATCGCGCGCAAATATCTGCCAAAAGAGTGCGTCGACCGGCCCAAGATGGGATTCGCCATCCCCATCGGCGAGTGGTTCCGCCATGATGACCTGCCGCACAAGGGCTCGGGCATGAAGACGCTGCTGCTCGATCACCTCAACTCCGCCGAGCCTTTCGGCCCGATCGAACTCAATCGCAAAGCCGTGCAGCGCTTCATCGACGAGCACATGGCCGGCAAGCGCGACCACGGCCAGCGCCTTTTTACGCTGCTCACCCTCTCGATCTGGGCGCGAAGCACGGCAAACGCCTGATGCATCCGCGGCCCCGCCGCAGCCGTACAATCGCCCGGAGCATGGCATGACCTACCTCATCCTCATCATCGTGGCGTGCGGCATGGGGGCGCTGGGGTACTGGCGCGGCGGCATCCGCATCGCCTACCGCCTCGCCCCACTCATTCTCGCCTCGCTGCTCACGTGGCTCTTCAGCGGCCTGCTTTATCGCAGCGAGTTCGTCATCAGCACCGGCCTGGCGTGGCCCTTCATCCTGCCCATGGTCATCGGCCTGGCCGGCGGGTACGTCCTGCAGTTCTTCGTGCGCCAACAACTGCCCAAGGAGCCGCACCGCATCGATCGCATCGCGGGCGCGGCGGTCTGCACGCTCATGGCCGTGGTCATGGTCTGGCTCGGAAGCCTCTACTTCGCGCTGCGCGGCAGCGCCGCCGCAGGAATCCTCACGCGCGAGGACACCGGCCCGGCCCGCATGCTCAACAGCGCCATCGTGCGCTGGATCCCCGCGGTGGGCAGCGGCAGCGATTCGCTCATGAGCGTCGTCGAGATCGCCTCGGCGGATGAACAGGTGCGCGCAAAGGCCGTCGAGAACCTCAAGATCGATCACCTGCAGGGGTCCGAGACCTTCCAGAAGATGATCCAGGATGCCGCCACCTACGACGATCTCATGGCGGCGTCGAGCGGCAACTTTCTCGCGCTCTGGCGCCTGCAGAAGAACCCGCTCGTCTACGACTTCTACAAGAGCAGCGAGATGCAGGATGTCATGGCGCGCCTGAGCCTCGCCGACATCGCCCAGGCCGTGCGCGAAGCGCAGGAAGCGCAGTAGCCGCCCGCAACCCTTCCATCTGCTTTGCGGCACGCCGGCGGCGCGATATCATGCACCCGCCCATCCGGTGGTGGATGTCTGCGGCGATCAACCCGTTCCCAGCCAACCATTCAGCACGACCCTGGCCGCGAGGGATTCATGACCGACGAGTCCAAAACCGAGCCCGCACCGCAATCCGACGCACCCGAGACTGCCACCGAGCCGGCTGAAGCGCCGCAGCCCGCCTTCGTCCGCACCGCGGGCAATCTCACCGTCGCGATGACCGGCGCGACCGGCTTCGTCGGCGGGCACATCTGCCGCGCGCTGCTCGAGCATGGCCACGCCGTTCGAGCACTCGTGCGCGATGCGTCGAAAACCGGCCAGCTGCCGCGCTCGGTCAAGCCGATCCAGGGCGACGTTTTCGACCGCGCCTCGCTCGACCGGCTGGTGGACAAGGTCGATGCGTGCATTCACCTCGTGGGCATCATCGCCGAGGAGCCGCGCTACCAGGTCACCTTCCACCGCCTGCATGTCGAGGCGACGGCCAATGTCGTCGCGGCCTGCGAGGCGGCGGGCGTGCTGCGCTACGTGCACATGTCGGCGCTGGGCGCGCGGCCTCACGCCCCGGCGTCGTACCACCGCACCAAGTTCGAGGCCGAAGAAATCGTCCGCCGCAGCCGCCTGTCGTGGACCATTTTCCGGCCGTCGCTCATTCACGGGCCCGACGGCGAGTTCACCGGCATGGTGGCCAAGTGGGTGCGCGGCACGGCCCCGCCGTTTGTCTTCATCCCCTACTTCGGCTCGGGGCCGATGGGAACCGGCCCGGCGCACTTCGTCCAGCCCGTCTACATCAACGATCTCGCCGAGGCCTTCGCCCGATCCATCGAGACCGAGCGCACCATCCGCGAGGTGTACCCCATCGGCGGGCCGGACCGGCTGTCGTGGCGCGAGATGCTCACCATCTTCCGCGACGCCATCGCACCGGGCTCGAGCAAGCGCATCGTCGGCATTCCGGCGTGGAAGGCGCGGGGCATGGCGACGCTGGCCGCCGCCGCCGGGCTCGGCTCCATGCTGCCTTTCAACGTCGATCAGGTCATCATGAGTCAGGAAGATTCGACCTGCGACACCGGGCGCGTTCAGTCGCACCTGGGCCTGGAACTCACTTCGTTTCGCGCCGCGGTCGATCAGTACGCCTCTCGGCTGTAAACTCGATCGTGTCCTGACCAGCGTTCAAGACGTCGACCCGCGACCTCAGTCCCGCCCCCAAGTCCCAGTGTGGAGGCCACATGCGCGGTCACAAACTGCTCAACATCCTCATCTTTGCCGGGTTGCTCGCCGGCGTGGTCGTCGGTTTCCTGCTGCTCAAGTGGTTCGACTCGCAGGGCCTGACGGGCGCGGAAATCGGCCAGAAGATCGCGTGGCTCGCCACGGCCGGCGATCTCATCCTCATCCGCCCGCTCAAGATGCTCATCATCCCGCTCGTGTTCGCCAGCGTCGTCGTGGGCATCACGTCGATCGGCGATCCCAGCCGCCTCGGCCTCGTGGGCACGACGACCATCGTCTACTACTTCGCGACCATGTTCGTGGCGGTGGTGCTCGGGGCGTTTCTGGTGACATCCATCCGGCCCGGCGACGGCGTGAGCCAGAAGGTGGATTTCGACCAGGTGCGCGAGACGTTCGAGAACTCCGACAGCAGCCCGAAGAAGAAGATCGAAGGCGGGCCAAAGGATCTCGGCGGCGCGTGGGGCAACATCCTGCGCCAGGTCATTCCCGACAACGTGCTCAGCGCCGCCGTGGAGGGCCAACCGCTGCCGGTCATCACGTTTGCGATGCTCTTCGGCCTGGCGCTGGGGTTCCTCGGCGAGAGGGTCAAGCCCGCCGTGGACTTCTTCGAGGCTTTCTTTCAAGCGATCATGACGCTCGTGGGCTGGGTGCTCTGGCTCACGCCCATTGGCGTGTTCCTCCTCGTCGCGTGGACGATCGCCAGCCTCGGCGGCGAGGCCATCGCAGCCGTGGGCAAGTACATGATCGTGGTCATCGTCGGGCTCATCATCCACGGCTTTCTCACCCTGCCGCTCGTGCTGTTCCTGTTCGGCCGCACCAACCCGTATCGCTTCATGTGGCGCATGCGGCCGGCGCTCATGACGGCCTTCGGCACCGACTCATCCTCAGCCACGCTGCCCGTTACCATCCGGACCGCGGAGACCGACGGCGAGTGCTCGAAGCGAGCCAGCGGATTCGTGCTGCCCCTGGGCTCGACGATCAACATGGATGGCACCGCACTCTATGAGGCCGTCGCCGTCGTCTTCCTCTTCCAGGTGTTCGGCATCGAACTGGGCTTTGAAGCCCTCGCGGTCGTCGCGCTGACGGCAACGCTGGCCGCGGTCGGCGCTGCGGGCATTCCCTCCGCCGGGCTGGTCACGATGGTGATCGTCATCCAGGCGGTGAACACGTCGCTGGCGGGAACGGGCAAACCCGAACTGCCGATCTGGTCGATCGGGATCATCCTCGGCGTGGATCGCATCGTGGACATGTGCCGCACGACAATCAACGTCTGGGGCGATGCGGTCGGCGCCAAAATCATCACCCGCATCGCACCGGATGACGAAGACCAGCGCGCCGCGGCGATGGGGTGAGATCGTGCGTTCGCTCTTACGGGAACTGCGCTGTGTTGCTCACGCGGCAGGTCCTGCTCTCCACCAGTTGCATTTGCCAGCCGCACGGGTGTGAGCCGGCGTTGCCGTATCGCTTGCCTTCGCCGCTTTCGGTGCCGATGACGTAGACCAGCCAGAGGTTGTCCTGGATGCCCAGTTCCGTTCCCGCGCAGCCACCGGTGGGGATGATGGTGCGGCCCAGGCGCGACGCGATGACGACGCCCTGGCGATGATTCGGCGTCGCCCCGCTCCACTCCATGCAGATGCGGCCCGGGCACTGGCCGGTGAGGGTGAGCGTGTAGTCCTGGGCAACCGCGACATGCCCATTCAACACCGCCGAACAGATGGCTGCGGTCAATACCGGGACTCTCATATCTGCCTCCAGTCCAAACTAGTCATGGCACCGGTTCCACGTTGCTCGTCCTGCACGTGCCGCCCTCGATGAGTTGAACGAATCCACGGCAAACGTTTCCCGCGTTGGCGTGCACGACGCCGCTCCCACTGCCGGTCCCGAGCACCTTAACGAGATAAACCCAGTCGCCCCGACCCAGACCCAGGACCGTTCCAGCGCACGGCCCGCGCCGCAACAGCAGATGTCCCTGATCCGTTCCCCACATGAACCCCTGGACGTGGTCGGGCGTCGCGCCGCTCCACTCCAGCGTGAGGCGCCCCGGACACGTACCTGTCAACGTGAACGTGTAGTCGCCCATGCACGCCGCCGCTCGACCAGCATCAAGAGCGACAGCAGCGATGCTCAACAGCACTGCAACGAGTGAGCGCTTCACGGGAATCCTCCTTGTCGAGCCGCTCATCACGGCATCGTCGACACGTTGCTCGTGCGGCAGGTTCCACCTTCGACGAGTTGCAGGTAGCCGCCGCACGCTCCGCCCGCGAGTACCTCTACCCGGCCGTTGCCGCCCCGGTTATCGCGGCTGGCATACAGCTGCAGTTGATCTTCGCCGAGTCCGAGGATGTTTCCCGCGCACGGTCCGCCAGGGATAACGACGGAGCCGCGTTCTCGCGAATAAACAAAGGCCTGTTGGCGCCCCGGCGTGCCGCCGGTCCATTCCACCACGATCTGGCCCGGACACCAGCCGGCCACTTTGAGGCGATACTCCTGCCCCGCAGCGCCCGATGCTGCGCCCGCGAGGGCAAGTCCAAAGGCGAACACAGCAAACATCCGGTGGCGCATAAGGCACCTCCATGACCGGCGGCGGCGGCAGGTTTTGACCTCGCGCCGCCCCGCCGTCAGATTGTAAGGCAAGTTCGAGACCGCTCGGCCCGCGACGCCAAAACAGTGCCGATTCCCCTACACTCTCCGCGTCACCCCCCCACCCCCTCACGACCCCGGAGCCCCACGTGCGCGACCCACGCCTCACCCGCCTCGCTCAAGTCCTCGTCCAGTACTCGACCGCCGTGCGCCGGGGCGACATCGTCGCCATCGCGGCTGATCCGGCGGCGTTCCCGCTCATCGAGGCGACCTACGAGGCAGTGCTGGCGGCGGGCGGGCATCCGTTCTGGCAGGCGCGGAGCGAAGCGCTGGCCGATTTCTTCCTCGAGCGAGCCAGCGAGGAGCAGCTCAAGTTCATCTCGCCGCTGCAGACGCACCACGTCGAAACCATTGACGTGCACATCGGCTTCTGGGCCGACCTGAACACCAAGTCCCTCAGCGCCATCGACCCGGCCCGGCAGGCCATGCAGGCCGCCGCCCGCAAGCCGATTTCCAAGCGTTTCATGGAGCGCGCCGCCGACAAGTCGCTGCGCTGGGTCGGCACGCTCTTTCCGACCCACGGCAGCGCTCAGGACGCCGAGATGAGCCTGCGCCAGTACGAGGATTTCGTCTTCTCCGCCGGCCTGCTCGATCAGCCCGACCCCATCGCCGCCTGGAAGACCATTTCGCAGGCCCAGCAGCGCGTCTGCGATTACCTCCAGAACAAGCGCGAATTGCACTTCACCGCGCCCAACGGCACCGACCTGAGCGTCGGCATCGACGGCGGCACGTGGATCAACTGCGACGGCCACGAGAATTTCCCTGATGGCGAAGTCTTCACCGGCCCGCAGGATGTCAATGGCACCGTCTGCTACTCCTTCCCGGCGGTCCACGGCGGCCGCGAAGTGCACGACATCCGGCTCACCTTCAAGGACGGCCGCGTCATCGACGCCAGCGCCAGCAAGGGCGAAGAGTTCCTCCACCGCATGCTCGACATGGATGAGGGTTCGCGCCGCCTGGGCGAAATCGCCATCGGCACGAACTACGGCATCACCCGCTACACGAAGAACACTCTCTTTGACGAGAAGATCGGCGGCACGTTCCACGCCGCCGTCGGCGCGGGCTATCCCGAATCGGGCAACACCAACGAGTCTGGCCTGCACTGGGACATGGTCTGCGATCTGCGCCAGGGCGGCCGCATCGCCGCCGACGGCGAAGTGTTCCACGAGAACGGTCGGTTCCTGCGCGAGGGCTGGCCGGGCCAGGCCGGCAGGCCCTGCTAAGCGACAAGTGACTGCTGCGAATGATTTTACGAGTGGCAGACCGGCATCGGCGGCCGTGGTTTGGACCGGTTGCGGGCTTTTGGTAAAAATTCCGACTTTCCGCTTCAAACCTGTGAATTCTGAGGTAGAATCAATCAATATACGGTCCTTCCCCGTCAGCGATTCCGCTGGGCAGGGTGAGGATCGGGCTCGTGGGTATCTCCCGTTCCGGCCGCTCGTGCGTCCGGGGCGTCAGAACAGGTCGGGCAGATGGAGCGCGAGGTGCGAAGGACTC is a window encoding:
- a CDS encoding aminopeptidase, whose translation is MRDPRLTRLAQVLVQYSTAVRRGDIVAIAADPAAFPLIEATYEAVLAAGGHPFWQARSEALADFFLERASEEQLKFISPLQTHHVETIDVHIGFWADLNTKSLSAIDPARQAMQAAARKPISKRFMERAADKSLRWVGTLFPTHGSAQDAEMSLRQYEDFVFSAGLLDQPDPIAAWKTISQAQQRVCDYLQNKRELHFTAPNGTDLSVGIDGGTWINCDGHENFPDGEVFTGPQDVNGTVCYSFPAVHGGREVHDIRLTFKDGRVIDASASKGEEFLHRMLDMDEGSRRLGEIAIGTNYGITRYTKNTLFDEKIGGTFHAAVGAGYPESGNTNESGLHWDMVCDLRQGGRIAADGEVFHENGRFLREGWPGQAGRPC
- a CDS encoding complex I NDUFA9 subunit family protein; amino-acid sequence: MTDESKTEPAPQSDAPETATEPAEAPQPAFVRTAGNLTVAMTGATGFVGGHICRALLEHGHAVRALVRDASKTGQLPRSVKPIQGDVFDRASLDRLVDKVDACIHLVGIIAEEPRYQVTFHRLHVEATANVVAACEAAGVLRYVHMSALGARPHAPASYHRTKFEAEEIVRRSRLSWTIFRPSLIHGPDGEFTGMVAKWVRGTAPPFVFIPYFGSGPMGTGPAHFVQPVYINDLAEAFARSIETERTIREVYPIGGPDRLSWREMLTIFRDAIAPGSSKRIVGIPAWKARGMATLAAAAGLGSMLPFNVDQVIMSQEDSTCDTGRVQSHLGLELTSFRAAVDQYASRL
- a CDS encoding dicarboxylate/amino acid:cation symporter, which gives rise to MRGHKLLNILIFAGLLAGVVVGFLLLKWFDSQGLTGAEIGQKIAWLATAGDLILIRPLKMLIIPLVFASVVVGITSIGDPSRLGLVGTTTIVYYFATMFVAVVLGAFLVTSIRPGDGVSQKVDFDQVRETFENSDSSPKKKIEGGPKDLGGAWGNILRQVIPDNVLSAAVEGQPLPVITFAMLFGLALGFLGERVKPAVDFFEAFFQAIMTLVGWVLWLTPIGVFLLVAWTIASLGGEAIAAVGKYMIVVIVGLIIHGFLTLPLVLFLFGRTNPYRFMWRMRPALMTAFGTDSSSATLPVTIRTAETDGECSKRASGFVLPLGSTINMDGTALYEAVAVVFLFQVFGIELGFEALAVVALTATLAAVGAAGIPSAGLVTMVIVIQAVNTSLAGTGKPELPIWSIGIILGVDRIVDMCRTTINVWGDAVGAKIITRIAPDDEDQRAAAMG
- the asnB gene encoding asparagine synthase (glutamine-hydrolyzing) — protein: MCGIGGILRTDGQPIPEEWLDAIDARIAYRGPDGAGRFRDRVTFTDEQGRQRSVEVAFVHRRLSIIDHEDGKQPMVSEHGRSEREGLIAVVFNGCIYNHRELRTELEAKGHHFVTDHSDTEVLIHGWREWGEELFDQLEGMYALAIWDHVRRVLVLGRDRFGEKPMYYRATESVEAGEHTLFVPVFAFGSDAAALQTIPPPDPVCGDWCREHWLIPQLTFGYVCAQFHGPDSIDIASASPNGSTIFDGSGRALTSIADRAQTRVGKAGPGRAKPGDNATEIESLLDQAVARRLEADVPLGCFLSGGVDSSLIAWFARRRKPDLMTFSVSMPDARFDESAYAEQVARRIGSDHQTLDVAISPAEDLTHLINTLGQPFGDSSLLPTYWVSRAARQHVKVALAGDGGDELFLGYERYLAAPVLSRYWQWLRLLPTNFLHRRHPKSHANKLARLADMARDFPVLGVMGMEAIFTLEQLKALGPHIRRGRWACSIDEDHSVLHGLAAMGVPVELPAPSEAISDLRRFDLSHYLPDDLLRKTDTASMACGLEVRCPFLDRDLAATVLAMPVDELIPGGERKGLLRRIARKYLPKECVDRPKMGFAIPIGEWFRHDDLPHKGSGMKTLLLDHLNSAEPFGPIELNRKAVQRFIDEHMAGKRDHGQRLFTLLTLSIWARSTANA
- a CDS encoding CvpA family protein — protein: MTYLILIIVACGMGALGYWRGGIRIAYRLAPLILASLLTWLFSGLLYRSEFVISTGLAWPFILPMVIGLAGGYVLQFFVRQQLPKEPHRIDRIAGAAVCTLMAVVMVWLGSLYFALRGSAAAGILTREDTGPARMLNSAIVRWIPAVGSGSDSLMSVVEIASADEQVRAKAVENLKIDHLQGSETFQKMIQDAATYDDLMAASSGNFLALWRLQKNPLVYDFYKSSEMQDVMARLSLADIAQAVREAQEAQ